A stretch of DNA from Nitrososphaerota archaeon:
TCTGACTACTCAGTACATGGAAGAAGCTGACAGGCTCTGTCAAAGACTTTCAATAATTGATCATGGGCAGATTGTGGCTCAAGGAACGCCAGCACATCTTAAGCAGGAGATTGGAGCCGATACGATAAACCTAGCATTGAATCCTGATGCTAACGGAGGGAGGGATTTGGCCAGAAAGGCTCTTGGCAAGCTAAAAGGAATCAGTAATATCATCGACTCGGACAACGGCCTGACGGTCTATGCAGAGAACGGTGGGTACATTATTCCTGACATAGTAAGGGCCCTTGACGAATCAAACATTAGTCCGTCATCATTGAGCCTTTCGACCCCAACTCTCGACGATGTCTTTCTGAAACATACAGGCAGGCGCATCAGGCCCGAAGAGCTTAGGAAGGATGCGTCAGCAGGAAGAATGCTAGGTCGCAGGAGGAGGTAAGATGCCGCTCATTTCCGATACACAATACCTGTTCATAAGATCGTTCAAGAAACTGCTTAGGAATCCGATACTGCTATTCTTCTCTCTATTCCAGCCAATAATCTTCCTTCTCCTATTTACCCAACTGTTCAGTAGGTTTGCCCAAGTGCCTGGCTTTCCAGCAGAAAGCTACCTTCTCTTTGCCACACCGGGGATAGTCCTGCAGAATTCGTTTGCAAGCGCCTTCCAGTCTGGAATAGCCATGGTAGACGACCTGAAATCTGGATATCTTGAAAAAATGCTTGTCACGCAGGTCAGCAGACCTGCGATATTTCTTGGAAGGATAGCTACTGATATTGTCAGGACAATTATACAATCGCTGATCATCATGGCTATGGCACTCGCGATGGGGGCATCTCCCATAACAGGCTTAGCGGGGTTGCTGCTAATGTTGCTTACGATATCTCTATTTGGTGTTGCTTGGTCTGGGATTTCCATCTCTCTGGGCCTAAAGACAAAGAATGCAGAGACCGTCTTTGGAATTGGAGGATTTCTGACCTTTCCATTGCTCTTTATGAGCACGGCTCTTACTCCAGCCAGCTTTATGCCCGACTGGATGCAGACAATCTCACAGCTAAACCCTATCAGTTATACGGTCGACGCCCTGCGCGTCATCATGCTGACAGGCTTCGATTTTGGTGTAATCTTGACGGCATTTGCTGTTGTCGGCTCTATAGGCGTTCTGACACTAGGGGCAGCAATATACCAGTTCAGGAAGATTATCGGCTAAACAGTTGTTTCTATGCAACTTAGGTACCCCCAGATACAGCTACTAGGATGAGGGCTAGAATTTATGTTCCCGTGTGTAGCCAACATGTCCCTTGAACTAAAAAACTATAGTAGTTCTTTATTTGACAGTTCATGATATTTAAAACAAAATTCTATTAAGAGAAATTTTGATTTTCAGATTATCCTGTTCTTTAGTCAACCATACATGTGCAAAAAGTGCCTCCTGAACTAAACTCGAAAGAAGTCTATTTGGCATTAGCCAGCTCTGCAACTGTGGAAATGTTGTTCTTCAAATCTTCGTCGCTGTAGCTATGCCTCTTCTTGTGGGATTCGATGATAAGATCTGGCATCTTCTGATACCTGAGCACGTCTTTGAGAATACTCTTCAAAGGCACTCTTCCATATCCAACAAGCATGTGCTGATCTTCTGAACCGTCGTTGTCATTGACGTGCATCTCAAATACCCTTCCCGCTATATTATCTATCAATTTGCGCTGATAATTTACATCATTTAGTTTCGTCTGGCAGTAGTATACATGACCAGAATTCAAGATCACGCCAATCTTTTTCGGAAGCACAGCAAAATCTCTCGGGAGAGCGAAAAGGTACCCCCTCTCAGGTCTGTAGTTAAAGTTCTCGATACTAAGTTGGACATCCTTGGCAGCATAATCAAGCAGTTCTTCAATACTCCTGAGTGAGTTTGCATATGCAATTTTCAGGGGGATAAGATCAGAGGGCGTGACTGGGGAGAATTCCTCCTCCTGAGTGACGACATCTGTAGCGTATCCAGCATGAAATGAAAGCACCTTCGCACCTATATCCCTAGCAAAATCAATGCTCCTCTTAAGAGCTTCAACACTATTCTTCCTAGTTTCTTCTATTGAAGATGCCAGATTGATATAAAAGTCTCGCGAAGGTAGCCATATGCTCTGGTGAATACTGTATTTAATTCTGTATGAGTTCTTTAGATTAAGGGCTCCCCTGACAACTTCCTTGTATTCCGCTTTTGGCTCTGCAGCACCTATCTGGACAAATGGAGGGGATCCAGCCTCCTCGAATATTTCTACGATTTTGTGTATTTTTGTAAGTATTGGTTCTCCCGCATAGCCGTAGAAGATAGTTGAAACCCCGATCATATATTTGGACAAAAAAGTTCACACCCTTATATGTTAGAAGAGTAAAATGCCTCATATTAGTGTGCTTGCATGGTCAAAATCATCGCAGAGCTCTGCCAGAACCATAAGGGCGATATTGGCACCCTAAAGAAGATGGTATGGGAGGCTGCTGAAAATGGTGCAACTTACGCGAAAATACAGACAATCTTTGCAGATGACTTGACTAGAAGGGAGAGGTTTGAGGAAGGTACAATAGAGGGAGATGTTGTGAAAGCTATCAAAAGGCCCTATGAATCAGAATATGCTAGACTAAAGCCGATGGACCTTGACAGAAAGGCTCATGAAATTTTCCTAAAGGAATGCCAAGCTGCTGGGATAAGACCTCTGACTACAATCTTTGCAAGGGCAAGAATTCCATTTGTGCAAGAGTTGGGCTTCAAGGAAGTCAAAGTTGCTAGCTATGATTGTGCAAGTTTCCCCATGATACATGAGTTAAAGGAAAGATTCAAACATCTTTACATTTCTACTGGTGCAACTTACGATAACGAAATAGAAAAGACGACAAGGATTCTTTCTGGGCACAGTTTCTCATTTCTTCACTGCATAACCATTTACCCCACACCTTTGAATCAGCTTAACTTGGCAAGGATGGAGTATTTGAGAAAGTTTGCCAAAGAAGTCGGTTTTAGCGACCATACTCTTTTCGAGAGGGATGGTTTGAAGGCTTCTATAGCAGCAATATATTATGGTGCCCAAGTCATCGAAAGGCACTTTACCATACTTGACAAAACGATAACAAAAGACGGCCCAGTTTCTATAAATCCAACGCAGCTAAAAGAACTGGTTGAAACCTCTAAGATGAGCAGGGGCGAACTGGAGGGCTATACGCGCAAAAACCTACCAGAGTTCGAGCAGATGATAGGTTTGACATCACGCACGCTTTCTCACGAAGAGCTATTGAACAGGGATTATTATAGAGGAAGGTTTGCCAGCAAGGTAAACGGACAAATAATTTACAACTGGGAGGATAGGACGGTCTTTTGAAAAAACGTGTTCTTGCAATAATACCAGCAAGGGGAGGCTCCAAATCTATTCCAAAGAAAAACATCAAGGAGATTGCTGGTAAGCCTCTCGTAGCCTTCAGTATAGCCGAAGCATTAAGGGCAAAGACACTTTCGAGGGTCATAGTTTCTTCAGACGATGAAGAAATTCTTCAGATAGCAAGAAAATATGGGGCGGAAACTCCATTTATCCGTCCTAAGCGACTTGCAACGGACGATGCGCTTGCAATAGACGTTATGGTTCATGCCATAAAAGAGTGTGAAAGGCAGGAAGGCCAAAGATATGATTATGCTCTAATGTTGCAACCTACTACACCAATGCGCACGGCAGAAGATATAGATGAAGCACTAGAGAAACTTGTTTCAAGCAACGCAGATTCTGTGATAAGCGTAGTTAACGTTGGAGCCATTCACCCACACAGGATGAAGAAGATAGTCAAGGATCAGCTGATAGACTACGCAGATGAAGGTACTGAAAACATGCCGAGGCAGAAGCTTCCTCCTATGTACATAAGGAATGGTGCAATTTATGCTGCGAAAAGAGACAGCATAGTCAAATCAAAATCGTTCAAGGGTAAGAAATCCCTAGCATACGTGATGTCTGAAGATAGGTCTGTAAACATTGACAGTAGCCTTGATTGGGTGTTGGCAGAAACTCTGATGCAGAAGATGGACTGGAGTCATGTGAAACCGAGGAATTCTGTACAGATGCCTTGGAGTTCATGGTATGGTAACGAACTTCTTGACATAGAGCTTCCTTCAAATTGGAATGTATCAGTTGCAGCAATGAGTGATGCAGTGGAACTCTCCGACAATGAAATCAAAAAAGCTCTGGCAAGTCCAATTGCGAGTCCTCGTCTCTCCGAACTTGCAAAGGGCAAGAAAACTGTGTGTATAGCAGTTGACGACCTGACAAAGCCTACCGAAACTTTCAGAATACTGCCACCAGTTATTGATGAATTAAGGAAAGGCGGGATAAAGGACAATGACATTTACTTTCTTACCAGCATTGGCACGCATAGACCTCTAACAAGGGATGACATGGTAAAGAAGCTCGGGAGTGAAACTGTTGGAAAGTTTAGGGTTTACAACCATAACGCTTACCAGAACAATGTATTGATAGGCAAAACGAGTTTTGGTACACCTGTAGAAATAGACAGGATATTTTTTGAAGCTGACCTGAAGATAGGAATCGGCACTTTGATGCCGCATCCCTATGCTGGTTTTAGCGGCGGAGGCAAGATAGTCATGCCAGGGCTCGCTAGCATAGATTCTGTTGACATCAATCATAAACCTGTTAACGTTTCTTTGCAGGGGAGGATAGGGCAGGTTGCCGGAAACTCAAGAAGGGGAGATATAGAAGAGGCAGCAAGAATGGCTGGGTTGCACTTCATTGTAAACACACTTTCAAATTCAAGAGGCAAGACATGTGCCGCTTTCGCTGGTAGTCCAAAGGAAGCCTTCGCAGAAGCTTCTAGACATGCCTTGAAGGTCTATTCTACAGATGTTCCTTATGGTATTGATGTTGGGATATTCAACGCTTTCCCGAGAGATACGTGGTTTCTTCTTTCGCTAAATGCGCTTAACGTTTGGGCCTCAAGGGATCCTGACAAAGAGATCGTAAGGAGAGGAGGCACGATTGTAATTATCAATGCTTGCCCAGAGGGACTAGGGGAGCACGGGCTTGTTGGAAAAGGGATGCGACAGCACGTGAGGAGGGACAAGCACGGTACATTCAAAGGGCCGCTTGAGGGGAGAAGAGTGATATTCTTCTCACCAAACGTTCATCCATCTCACGTCTATGACCACTATCCAGAAGGGGTCTTACTCTTCAATAAATGGGATGATGTTTTAGATGAAATGAAGAAAGAATATGGTAGTGGAACTATGGCCGTCGTTTTTCCATGCGCTCCATTGCAGATGGATAAGCATGTCATAGTGCAGGAGAATTTACTGGACGACAGAATACTTGTTTCATAGCGCCAAATTGAGAGATACATCATGAAGATTGTCATGCTAGCTGCAGGACGCGGAGAGAGACTCGGGCCGCTGACAGACAAGATACCCAAACCATTGATCGAAGTTGCAGGTAGGCCTATTATAGAACACATCCTCGACTTGTTGATTAAACTGCCTGATGCAAAGGTCGGGATTGTAGTCGGACATTTGGGCGATCAAATAGTAAAAAGACTTGGCTCTGAATA
This window harbors:
- a CDS encoding sugar phosphate isomerase/epimerase is translated as MSKYMIGVSTIFYGYAGEPILTKIHKIVEIFEEAGSPPFVQIGAAEPKAEYKEVVRGALNLKNSYRIKYSIHQSIWLPSRDFYINLASSIEETRKNSVEALKRSIDFARDIGAKVLSFHAGYATDVVTQEEEFSPVTPSDLIPLKIAYANSLRSIEELLDYAAKDVQLSIENFNYRPERGYLFALPRDFAVLPKKIGVILNSGHVYYCQTKLNDVNYQRKLIDNIAGRVFEMHVNDNDGSEDQHMLVGYGRVPLKSILKDVLRYQKMPDLIIESHKKRHSYSDEDLKNNISTVAELANAK
- a CDS encoding general stress protein, whose product is MVKIIAELCQNHKGDIGTLKKMVWEAAENGATYAKIQTIFADDLTRRERFEEGTIEGDVVKAIKRPYESEYARLKPMDLDRKAHEIFLKECQAAGIRPLTTIFARARIPFVQELGFKEVKVASYDCASFPMIHELKERFKHLYISTGATYDNEIEKTTRILSGHSFSFLHCITIYPTPLNQLNLARMEYLRKFAKEVGFSDHTLFERDGLKASIAAIYYGAQVIERHFTILDKTITKDGPVSINPTQLKELVETSKMSRGELEGYTRKNLPEFEQMIGLTSRTLSHEELLNRDYYRGRFASKVNGQIIYNWEDRTVF